The proteins below are encoded in one region of Juglans microcarpa x Juglans regia isolate MS1-56 chromosome 4D, Jm3101_v1.0, whole genome shotgun sequence:
- the LOC121259619 gene encoding protein ACCUMULATION AND REPLICATION OF CHLOROPLASTS 6, chloroplastic — MEALSPLGFGLRTTPRLLVPFPLLRKSHKLIPSSSGGGGVSLSTTCSASKWADRLIADFQFIADPSDHPISSNTATLPPPPLAPPDRHVSIPIDFYRVLGAETHFLGDGIRRAYEARASKPPPYGFSDDALISRRQILQGACETLLNPASRRDYNQGLAEDEHGTILTQIPWDKVPGALCVLQEAGETELVIQIGESLLRERLHKSFKQDVVLVLALAYVDMSRDAMALTPPDFIRGCEVLGRALKLLQEEGASSLAPDLQAQIDETLEEITPRCVLELLALPLGDEYRSRREEGLHGVRNILWAVGGGGAAIIAGGFTREDFLNEAFLRMTTAEQVDLYAATPPTVPAECFEVYGVALALVAQAFVGKKPHLIKDADNLFQKLQQAQLTALDNSVLSYSSRGNPEIDFALERGLCSLLVGELDECRSWLGLDSDNSPYRNPSVVDFVLENSNDDYDKDLPGLCKLLETWLMEVVFPRFRDTKDIQLKLGDYYDDPKVLRYLERLEGADGSPLAAAAAIVRIGAEATAVLDHVKASAIQTLQKVFPLGHRDQSAGNQEDNDINHFFPAVESEEPLEESDQDDSAKNAEISGRNGTGETHEEESITDKIKDASVKIMCAGVVIGLMTSVGLKYLPARNGLSIQRKVGSAMASNAVSVGFSGDEKAGEESPKMNARIAEGLVRKWQNIKSLAFGPDHCLDRLPEVLDGEMLKIWTDRAAEIGQLGWFYDYSLLNLAIDSVTVSVDGQRAVVEATLEESAHLTVVEHPEQNASNTRIYTARYGMSRSNPGWKITEGAVLES; from the exons ATGGAAGCTTTGAGCCCCCTAGGCTTTGGCCTCCGTACCACTCCACGCCTCCTAGTACCCTTTCCACTCCTTCGAAAATCCCACAAACTCATACCCTCCTCCTCCGGTGGCGGCGGCGTTAGTCTTTCGACCACCTGCTCCGCCAGCAAATGGGCCGACCGTCTTATAGCCGACTTCCAATTTATCGCCGACCCCTCCGACCATCCTATCTCATCAAACACAGCCACTCTCCCTCCCCCTCCACTCGCTCCACCCGACCGCCACGTCTCCATCCCTATCGACTTCTATCGGGTCCTCGGAGCCGAGACGCATTTTCTGGGTGATGGTATCCGGCGAGCATATGAAGCTAGGGCTTCGAAGCCTCCCCCGTATGGGTTCAGCGACGACGCATTGATCAGCCGGCGGCAAATTCTTCAAGGCGCTTGCGAAACCCTATTGAACCCAGCTTCCCGAAGAGATTACAATCAAGGCCTCGCGGAGGACGAACACGGAACAATTCTCACCCAAATTCCCTGGGATAAG GTTCCTGGCGCTTTGTGCGTCTTGCAAGAGGCCGGAGAGACGGAGTTGGTTATTCAAATTGGAGAGAGTTTGCTTAGAGAGAGGCTGCACAAATCGTTCAAGCAAGATGTTGTCTTGGTGTTGGCACTCGCTTATGTCGACATGTCGAGGGACGCAATGGCATTGACTCCGCCGGACTTCATTCGGGGTTGCGAGGTACTCGGGAGGGCTTTGAAGCTCTTGCAG GAAGAAGGGGCCAGTAGTCTTGCACCAGATTTACAAGCGCAGATTGACGAGACATTGGAAGAGATCACTCCACGATGTGTACTGGAGCTGCTAGCCTTACCACTTGGTGACGAGTACCGATCAAGAAGGGAAGAGGGTCTCCATGGTGTGCGTAACATTTTGTGGGCTGTTGGAGGAGGGGGAGCAGCTATTATTGCTGGAGGATTCACGCGTGAAGATTTCCTGAATGAGGCATTTTTGCGCATGACAACAGCTGAGCAG GTCGATTTATATGCAGCCACACCACCTACTGTCCCAGCTGAATGTTTTGAAGTTTATGGAGTAGCGCTTGCACTTGTTGCACAAGCCTTTGTTGGTAAAAAACCTCATCTCATTAAAGACGCTGATAATCTGTTCCAAAAACTTCAGCAGGCTCAGTTGACAGCTCTTGATAATTCAGTCCTTTCCTATTCATCCAGAGGAAACCCTGAGATAGACTTTGCACTGGAGAGGGGCCTTTGTTCACTACTTGTAGGGGAACTTGATGAGTGTCGCTCATGGTTGGGCTTGGACAGCGATAATTCACCTTATAGAAATCCGTCTGTTGTAGATTTTGTGTTGGAGAATTCAAATGATGACTATGACAAGGATCTTCCTGGGCTTTGTAAACTGTTGGAGACGTGGTTGATGGAGGTGGTTTTTCCTAGATTTAGAGACACTAAAGACATACAGTTGAAGCTTGGGGATTACTATGATGATCCTAAAGTCCTGAGATATTTGGAAAGGCTGGAGGGTGCAGATGGCTCACCCTTAGCTGCAGCAGCAGCGATAGTGAGGATTGGTGCTGAGGCTACTGCAGTTCTTGATCACGTAAAGGCTAGTGCAATTCAGACATTGCAGAAGGTGTTCCCTCTTGGTCACAGAGACCAGAGTGCAGGAAATCAAGAAGATAATGACATCAATCACTTTTTTCCTGCTGTAGAAAGTGAGGAGCCTCTGGAAGAATCTGATCAAGATGATTCCGCCAAAAATGCTGAGATCTCTGGACGCAATGGGACCGGTGAAACACATGAAGAAGAATCAATTACCGacaaaattaaagatgcaaGTGTGAAGATCATGTGCGCCGGTGTGGTCATTGGACTAATGACTTCGGTTGGCTTGAAGTATTTACCAGCTAGAAATGGCTTGTCCATCCAACGGAAAGTTGGTTCAGCAATGGCATCCAATGCTGTCAGTGTAG GGTTTTCCGGAgatgaaaaggctggggagGAATCACCCAAAATGAATGCAAGAATTGCAGAAGGTCTAGTTCGCAAATGGCAGAACATTAAATCTCTAGCATTTGGACCTGATCATTGCCTAGACAGATTGCCAGAG GTTTTGGACGGTGAGATGTTGAAGATATGGACGGATCGTGCGGCTGAAATTGGCCAACTTGGTTGGTTCTATGATTACAGTCTGTTGAACCTCGCAATTGACAGCGTCACAGTCTCAGTAGATGGGCAGCGAGCTGTGGTTGAAGCAACTCTCGAGGAGTCGGCCCACCTAACTGTTGTGGAGCATCCGGAGCAGAATGCCTCCAACACCAGGATCTATACAGCTAGATACGGAATGTCGCGTTCCAACCCAGGATGGAAAATTACTGAAGGAGCTGTGCTCGAATCATAA